In Eupeodes corollae chromosome 3, idEupCoro1.1, whole genome shotgun sequence, a single genomic region encodes these proteins:
- the LOC129952718 gene encoding odorant receptor 42a-like isoform X2, whose amino-acid sequence MVMKLDTTVAFSSVWRYWSFFGIHPFAINKNLYILYSVFINIAVTLLAPLQLIVQGFFVESFAELMRNMSTSFELAACSLQMWVLLIYRKNLLKSHQYLKELDNRVEEDPVGRMYMEQVVRNCQRLFIVYLVLFWSTVGTYGISAALAGRLMLEGWLPFDWRSSRTLYVVAFGYQLFDSCVQCMMNLTTDIYSVFYIYVILGHIQCLAKRISNIGHDNGAKTTEENYCELIRCVNDHRNTLDYFYTLSPVVSATIFIQFVVAAFVLCITALCFCIFDDLSFKVTSFCYLTSILIEVLPCCYLM is encoded by the exons ATGGTAATGAAATTAGATACAACTGTGGCTTTTAGCAGTGTCTGGCGTTATTGGAGTTTCTTCGGAATCCATCCGTTtgctataaataaaaatctctaCATATTATATTCGGTGTTTATTAACATTGCTGTAACTTTGTTAGCTCCCTTACAACTCATAGTTCAAGGATTCTTTGTGGAATCTTTTGCCGAACTTATGAGGAATATGTCGACAAGCTTTGAACTTGCTGCTTGTTCTCTACAAATGTGGGTTTTGTTGATTTATCGTAAGAATTTATTGAAGTCCCATCAATATCTCAAGGAACTGGACAATCGAGTTGAAGAAGATCCTGTCGGCAGGATGTATATGGAACAAGTTGTTCGGAATTGTCAGCGACTATTTATTGTTTATCTAGTGCTCTTTTGGTCAACTGTTGGAACTTATGGTATTTCAGCGGCTCTTGCTGGAAGGCTAATGTTGGAGGGTTGGCTCCCGTTCGATTGGAGATCTTCGAGGACTTTGTATGTGGTTGCGTTTGGGTATCAATTGTTTGATTCGTGTGTTCAGTGCATGATGAATTTGACAACGGATATTTATTCGGTGTTTTACATTTATGTGATCCTGGGGCATATTCAGTGTTTGGCCAAGAGAATCTCGAACATTGGCCATGACAATGGAGCAAAAACTACGGAAGAGAACTACTGTGAACTGATTCGTTGTGTCAATGATCACAGGAATACGCTTGA CTACTTTTACACCTTGAGTCCAGTTGTTTCGGCcaccatttttattcaatttgttgtAGCCGCTTTTGTTTTATGTATAACAGcactttgtttttgtatcttcGATGACCTTTCATTCAAAGTGACCTCATTTTGTTACCTCACGTCGATCCTAATTGAAGTTCTACCATGTTGTTATTTG ATGTGA
- the LOC129952718 gene encoding odorant receptor 42a-like isoform X1 yields MVMKLDTTVAFSSVWRYWSFFGIHPFAINKNLYILYSVFINIAVTLLAPLQLIVQGFFVESFAELMRNMSTSFELAACSLQMWVLLIYRKNLLKSHQYLKELDNRVEEDPVGRMYMEQVVRNCQRLFIVYLVLFWSTVGTYGISAALAGRLMLEGWLPFDWRSSRTLYVVAFGYQLFDSCVQCMMNLTTDIYSVFYIYVILGHIQCLAKRISNIGHDNGAKTTEENYCELIRCVNDHRNTLDYFYTLSPVVSATIFIQFVVAAFVLCITALCFCIFDDLSFKVTSFCYLTSILIEVLPCCYLVSEIMEASTNLTTAVYSCNWMDQDVKFRKAVIIFMQHTQKPNSITAGNMIPISLPTFMGLIRLSFSIFTLLSSF; encoded by the exons ATGGTAATGAAATTAGATACAACTGTGGCTTTTAGCAGTGTCTGGCGTTATTGGAGTTTCTTCGGAATCCATCCGTTtgctataaataaaaatctctaCATATTATATTCGGTGTTTATTAACATTGCTGTAACTTTGTTAGCTCCCTTACAACTCATAGTTCAAGGATTCTTTGTGGAATCTTTTGCCGAACTTATGAGGAATATGTCGACAAGCTTTGAACTTGCTGCTTGTTCTCTACAAATGTGGGTTTTGTTGATTTATCGTAAGAATTTATTGAAGTCCCATCAATATCTCAAGGAACTGGACAATCGAGTTGAAGAAGATCCTGTCGGCAGGATGTATATGGAACAAGTTGTTCGGAATTGTCAGCGACTATTTATTGTTTATCTAGTGCTCTTTTGGTCAACTGTTGGAACTTATGGTATTTCAGCGGCTCTTGCTGGAAGGCTAATGTTGGAGGGTTGGCTCCCGTTCGATTGGAGATCTTCGAGGACTTTGTATGTGGTTGCGTTTGGGTATCAATTGTTTGATTCGTGTGTTCAGTGCATGATGAATTTGACAACGGATATTTATTCGGTGTTTTACATTTATGTGATCCTGGGGCATATTCAGTGTTTGGCCAAGAGAATCTCGAACATTGGCCATGACAATGGAGCAAAAACTACGGAAGAGAACTACTGTGAACTGATTCGTTGTGTCAATGATCACAGGAATACGCTTGA CTACTTTTACACCTTGAGTCCAGTTGTTTCGGCcaccatttttattcaatttgttgtAGCCGCTTTTGTTTTATGTATAACAGcactttgtttttgtatcttcGATGACCTTTCATTCAAAGTGACCTCATTTTGTTACCTCACGTCGATCCTAATTGAAGTTCTACCATGTTGTTATTTGGTAAGTGAAATAATGGAAGCCAGTACAAATCTCACAACAGCAGTGTATTCTTGCAATTGGATGGATCAAGATGTGAAGTTTCGTAAAGCTGTCATAATATTTATGCAACATACACAAAAACCAAATTCTATAACGGCTGGAAATATGATACCAATATCATTACCAACTTTCATGGGT cttatccgtttatctttttcaatatttactcttctctcaagtttttaa